In Gallus gallus isolate bGalGal1 chromosome 6, bGalGal1.mat.broiler.GRCg7b, whole genome shotgun sequence, a single genomic region encodes these proteins:
- the UBTD1 gene encoding LOW QUALITY PROTEIN: ubiquitin domain-containing protein 1 isoform X1 (The sequence of the model RefSeq protein was modified relative to this genomic sequence to represent the inferred CDS: inserted 2 bases in 1 codon), with protein sequence MGGCVGRQRRERPSXPGAPRKRAGRNEPLKKERPKWKSDYPMTDGQLRSKRDEFWDTAPAFEGRKEIWDALKAAAYAVEANDHSLAQAILDGASITLPHGSLTECYDELGNRYQLPVYCLAPPVNLILERGEEEAAEPAEPPPNARREFALKVRLSTGKDLRLSASMADTIGQLKKQLQAQEGIDLAWQRWFFSGKLLTDRTRLQETKIQKDFVVQVIVNQPLPPRN encoded by the exons ATGGGCGGCTGCGTGGGGCGGCAGCGCCGGGAGCGGCCCTC GCCGGGAGCCCCCCGCAAGAGAGCAG GCCGCAATGAGCCCCTGAAGAAGGAGCGTCCCAAGTGGAAGAGCGACTACCCCATGACGGACGGGCAGCTGCGCAGCAAGCGGGACGAGTTCTGGGACACGGCGCCCGCCTTCGAGGGCCGCAAGGAGATCTGGGATGCCCTGAAGGCTGCAGCCTACGCCGTGGAGGCCAATGACCACAGCCTGGCCCAGGCCATCCTGGATGGAGCCAGCATCACCCTGCCCCACG GGTCGCTGACGGAGTGCTACGACGAGCTGGGCAACCGCTACCAGCTGCCCGTGTACTGCCTGGCACCGCCCGTCAATCTGATCCTGGAGCGGGGCGAGGAGGAGGCGGCCGAGCCGGCCGAGCCGCCCCCCAACGCCCGCCGTGAGTTCGCCCTCAAGGTGCGCCTGTCCACCGGCAAGGACCTGCGGCTCAGCGCCAGCATGGCCGACACCATCGGGCAGCtgaagaagcagctgcaggcgCAGGAGGGCATCGACCTGGCCTGGCAGCGATGGTTCTTCTCTGGCAAGCTGCTCACCGACCGCACGCGGCTGCAGGAGACCAAGATCCAGAAGGATTTCGTGGTGCAAGTCATCGTCAACCAGCCACTGCCACCCAGGAACTGA